A stretch of Bos mutus isolate GX-2022 chromosome 8, NWIPB_WYAK_1.1, whole genome shotgun sequence DNA encodes these proteins:
- the LOC102285598 gene encoding small ribosomal subunit protein eS4, X isoform gives MARGPKKHLKYVAAPKHWMLDELTGVFAPRPSTGPHKLRECLPLFIFLRNRLKYALTGDEVKKICMQRFTKIDGKVCTDITYPAGFMDVISIDKTGENFHLIYDTKGRFAVHRITPEEAKYKLCKVRKIFVGTKGIPHLVTHDARTIRYPDPLIKVNGTIQIDLETGKITDFIKFDTGNLCMVTGGASLGRIGVITNRERHPGSFDVVHVKDANGNSFATRLSNIFVFGKGNKPWISLPRGKGICLTIAEERDKRLAAKQSSG, from the coding sequence ATGGCTCGGGGTCCCAAGAAGCACCTGAAATACGTAGCAGCTCCAAAACATTGGATGCTGGATGAACTGACTGGTGTGTTTGCCCCTCGTCCATCTACTGGCCCCCACAAGCTAAGGGAATGTCTCCCCCTATTCATTTTCCTAAGGAATAGACTTAAGTATGCCCTAACTGGAGATGAAGTAAAGAAGATTTGCATGCAGCGTTTCACTAAGATTGATGGCAAAGTCTGCACAGATATAACCTACCCTGCTGGTTTTATGGATGTCATCAGCATTGATAAGACTGGAGAGAATTTTCATTTGATCTATGACACCAAGGGTCGCTTTGCTGTTCATCGTATTACACCTGAGGAGGCCAAGTATAAATTGTGCAAAGTAAGAAAGATATTTGTGGGGACAAAAGGAATCCCTCATCTGGTAACCCATGATGCTCGTACCATCCGTTACCCTGATCCACTCATCAAGGTGAATGGTACCATTCAGATTGACTTGGAGACTGGCAAGATTACTGATTTCATCAAATTTGACACTGGTAACCTGTGCATGGTGACTGGAGGTGCTAGCCTGGGAAGAATTGGTGTGATTACAAACCGGGAGAGACATCCAGGTTCTTTCGATGTGGTTCATGTGAAAGATGCGAACGGCAACAGCTTTGCCACACGGCTCTCAAACATTTTCGTTTTTGGTAAAGGCAACAAACCGTGGATCTCTCTTCCCCGTGGAAAGGGTATTTGCCTTACCATTGCTGAGGAGAGAGATAAGAGATTGGCAGCCAAACAGAGCAGTGGATAA